The genomic region AATACATAACCACAACACAAACACACTGCAATAATGACAGGATGCGCCAGAAAAGTGCactgccctctgctgtcctggtggagaattacTTCAGAACACTGACACACCAATGAAGAAGTATTAATGTGTCAGTACGTGTGCACATGAGCGCAAAgttgctgacggagaagtataaactaggctttaggctGAGCGGCACTGGAATCAGACTTCATGGGACCCTACGGGATGGGGTGGACTTGACAAAAAAAATTAGATTAGCTTAGATTATATCACTTTTACAAATTCCTGAAAAATCATACAGAGCCTCTGAACGGGGGTCAACTCTGGATTGCTACTTCTAgagaaacatttttaaagattACATTTTAACGTTCCTAAAATATGCACCTTTCTCAGGACAAACTGGTCTTAAAGGACAGAAAGGCATCATGGGACGACATGGGAAATTTGGACCAAGTGGAATGAAAGGTGATTTCAGGGATATATTTCTCTCAGGTTTATTACATTTTAGTCATGATTCATATTGAATGTTTTGTCTCAGGGATGAAAGGAGATATGGGCGACCCAGGTCCAAGTGGTCCTAACGGAGAACCAGGTGAGAAATCAGCACATCATTGTAGGATGACACACAAACACGGTGAAAAATTAATTATTCTTCCTAAATCTTTGCCTTATGAGGTGTTCCATGTGAGTGCGCACCAATGAGAAAGATGATTGGTGAAATGGATATTGTCGTGGCTCAACTATTCTCAGAACTGAAATTCATCAAAAATGGTATTACTTAAGGATTATTTATAAATCCAATGTAAACATGTGTGTAGGAATATTCTTCTCATTATcaatgaaatttaaaaaaatgtggtgTTAGCGGCTCGTAACTTTGGAAGTGAAATGGAAGGACATGTCAGTaagaaatttatagaaaaatccagtgctcattttacagcactgccCTCCCCTGCAGCTGTTGCTGGCATTAAAGAGACAGACAGTAAGGTGTATCTGTTGGTGAAGGAGGAGAAGCGCTTCGCCGACGCAGAGGTCTACTGTCAGTCGAGGGGAGGGCACCTGGCCATGCCGAAGGACGACGCGGCCAACGCAGCCATAGCAGGATACATAACCCAAGCAGGCCTCAGCAGAGTCTACATTGGCATCCACGACCTGGACCTCGAAGGCAAGTTCACCTACGTGGATCGGTCCCCCATGTCCACCTTCAGCAACTGGAGAACAGGAGAGCCCAACAACGCCTACGATGATGAGGACTGTACAGAGATGGTGGCCTCTGGGGAGTGGACGGATGTAGCCTGTCATCCTACCATGTATTTTATTTGTGAGTTTGAGAAAGATACTATctgaggcatggacgtaattttcactttagaagtgtgtgggggggggggggcatgggggggggggggtatctttacggtatgttctaatgggaaacaggcttcaacacaaacggttgttttctgcttggtcctaaagctcaaccagtgtcaatttaatataaagtaatattgtttttggatggtaaaaagagcaggggtcaaaacttgactttggaaaaagtgggggggacatgtcccccctgtccccccaaaaaattacgtccatgatctgAGTCCAGCCTGGACAAGTTAAATACATACAAGCAAATGTTGGTTTGTGTTTTGGCGTCCTCTTGTAAATTAAGCAAGAAAACTGCAATCGAGCCGTTTCAAGCGAGATATTTTCTTCAGTGTCATCTCAGTTTGTCTGGGCCTGCAAAATCCTGAtgttagtttgattttttttaccaATAATTACGTCCTCATTCTCATACTCTGTCATCTAACGTGTTTTCCAGCATCATGCAGGAAGTGTATTCAGTTGTACTTTATGCAAAACTATCCTGTGAAAGTGAAAAACAAGGCAGAAAAAGCAGAAAGCTGTTGATTGTGCAGAAAAATATCCAATTAAAAAACAGATTTTGGTTCCAGTTGAGTGATTTTAATCAAACAAATAGAGTGCAGCATGCATTCTACATTTAAATTCACATAATAAGATTTGTAGTGATTGCTGTGCAATAAACAACGAGGGATATTGTGAAAAAAAGGAAATGGCACATTATTTTCTATTGCTGAGCTGGTTGCTGTTATTTACAGCAGCAGATGTGCCAAACGTGGCAGGGTGAGACAGGGAAAAATGTTCTTCACATATTAGTCACAAACAATTGTTGTGCAAGAGATATTTTCAAACTTTCACTTGTTCTTGTGCTAGAAAATGACCCTAATCATAAACTAATCTGCTTAGTTATGCCTTATATTGTGCAACGAATGAAAATCAAGAATACATTTTCTTAATTCATAACTTGTAGTAATAAAGAATTGTACTTTTATGTAAATATAACTTCATCCCAtcaataaaatgtttgttttaactgGATTTTATTTAAGCACTGAACctaaaaaaatcctttaaaaaaacAATAGAAACAAGAAAATGGGAATATTTTAATAAAAAGTCAAATATCACTACCATATATAACTTTTGCCTAAATATTATCATTGTTACGTTTACATTATTATTACTGTACGTTATATGATATAACCCAAATTCCTCCAAATGAATCAAAACTGCAAATAtacagttaaataaataaaaatgtaattgcTTTATTCCTGGTGCACACTAAAGCTGCCTGCCATTTGATTGAATGACAACAGTTTTACTTGTAATCAATAAGTTGTAAAGATGAATTGCGTTGATTTTTAATAGTTGGCAGGAAAAGCGTTCATTCgatgaacatttttaaaaataaaaaacctaaaaaacaagaaaatcttCTGATTGTGAAATTGTCACTGCTGAAATTAGTTTGAGCTATATTTTTCCATATGTTGTATCAAAAGTTGTTTCATTTGGGCTATTTGAACTACTTTATGTTAATAACTCATTGTGCTGTGTAACAAAACGACAGCACTTATGGCGAATGGGAGAAACCTCACCATAGGTTTGTTTTTCAGCTGTGTGATCCTGTCTCACAGTCCAGCCAGCTACTAGTAATCCTCCCTGAGACGATACTCTATATAGTGCCTCAACAATGAAGGCAATCTGAACATGCATGCTGCATTTTTACAAATAAAGCACAACACCACTCCCATAAGTAATGAATAATTAATGCTGAGATGAATTATGCAGGTAATTGACCAGGAGCTATCTTCCATAAACCAATTAGTTGGTGCAATCTCTAGTTACCTTTGtggtttttaaagcattttgaaggatttgcaaaaaaaaagaaaaaaaaaaagggaacgaattgaagaaaaaaaattgtaaataGATTAAATGAAACCGCTTGAGAAACAAGTTATATTCACTTCTgaaagaataaatacaataaatattCAGAGATACTTTTAAATTCAGTTAATCTAATAAAAATATCCAGATTATTCATTGCTCTACTAGTTGGTATGGAAACGGGTGAGTTCGGAATGAAATTCACTTTATACGTATAAATATAATCCTCTAAACAACAACAAAGGCGGTAGATAATTGGTTTCTTGGTGTTACACCTCTCATGAGGATGAATTGGTCTCCATATCAGATGTTGTCTCCAGTTACGTCTCAGATAGCTCTCTGAACACATCCCTCCGCACGTCTAGACTTTTAATTCAACTGGCTCTATTGTCGCTCGACCCCAAAATGCTGAGGACGTCGAGAAGAATGGACCAGCCTCCGACAAAGACAGTGACAGTCTACAGGAACGGGGACGCTTTCTATCCGGGAAGAAAAGTCGTGGTGAATCCGCATCAGGTAACGACTTTCGACAACTTTCTGACTAATTTGACCAAGAAGATTGAAGCTCCGTTTGGCGCCGTTCGGAGGCTGTACACCCCCACGCAGGGCCACAAGGTTCAGCACCTGGAGGAGTTAAAGCACGGCCATGCCTACGTGGCTGCCGGATATGAGGCGTTCAAAACCTTGAAGTAAGTAAAAGACAAATATGGAGGCCATTTAATACAAGAGTGATGCCAAATGTGAACTGTTCACGCAAAAGATTTAGCACactgttttttttacatttaacttTTTTCAGCACACTTTCATCCATTTTAAATTGGAAATGGACTCGAAACCAACATGATTACATTTCACACACTTTTGGCTAAATCTAAATAATTCTGCTAAAAGTTTCATCGAAATAGTCAaggctaaatgttaaatctaaatctgaATGTTAACTCTAAATGTTACACTTAAATCTAAATGTTACATTAAAACCTAAAATTCAGTTAGTCTAAAGCTGAATGTTAAAGCTAAATGTCCATTCTAAATCTAAAATTTAGATTTTAATCTAAAAATGAATTTGAAACCTAAATGTTGGATTCAAATCTTTTTCTGCTGATGTAATGAGTTAATATCCTCACTTTAGGATCAATAAAaccctattctattctattctattctattctattctgtgtaaaatctaaatctaaatattAGATTTAAATCTgaatgttgaaataaaatgttaaaTCTATATCTACTGTATAGCCTGATTGTTCAATCAAAAgatttttatttaacatttagatttagatttgaaATACAGATTACATAAACGTATGAGAAATGGAAAGATGTCGGTATTTGACAGTTTAGGCAAGTTTCCTTTTGAATGTGACGAAAATGTGTTAAAAgtaagttaaataaaaaaaatataactGTCCGCTAAATAATTTGCACAAATCTTTCACACTATTGTCCCATAAATGAAGGACTCTTGATTGCGCACAACCCTGATTTATTTAATTCTTCTTATGActtaagttttattttttatggataaaaaataaaaattaaatcccACATTTTACCTGAATAATGGTGCAAATATAAAAACACGATCTTGGTTTAATCAGTGCTGAGTCTATTTTTAATTGTCTTTCAGTTATCTAGGAATAACCAACATGAAGCCACAGAATAGGACAATAAAACAGGTAAGAATAGGTGTGTTTATTCAAATTAAGGTTTTTGTTCATGTGCTGTTTGATTATAATCGCCAGCCACTTTCACAGTTCATCAGCCAATCGCATGAAGGCATTTAGATGTAGAGAAGACGACTTGCTGAAGTAAAAACCGAGAACTAGAATAGCGAAGAATTTATATTTCCTCGTTGAATCAGTGACTTGAAGCTTTAATGAGGTTCTGAATGTGAAAAAGAGGTCAGATCCATTATTTAAAGGTTTACAAAATAAAGTGGCTAACAGTTTAGCCACATgatgaaatctcagtttaaatcaTATGAAAATTACATCACAGTTACATTTTCTAGTGGAATTATTTATATTTTGATAAAATATCAAAACCTATAATGAAAATTGTAAAACATTTGCCATTGTGAGCAACAATAGAAAAAAAGCACTGATATAAGCATTTAAATGCGTTTTCTGAGCTGAAATCTGACTTTATCAAAGTTTTAAATTCAAATTTTGCTAGTAGAAAAATAAAGGTACTGATGTAGTGCAGGTTAGTGATGTTTTAGTGATGTCCATGGCTGCACGGTGGCACAGTTGGTAACGctattgccttgcagcaagaaggtagcaggttctccccatgcatgtgtgcgtTTTTCCCAGaaactctggtttcctcccacacacCAAGCAGACGACGTTGGAAAAAATGTCAGAGCAAAATAAGTACAAATAAACAAAGGGAGAAGCATTAAATACTCTGAAAAACTCTTTTTACCTAAAGAGACACTTTTTATCTTGTGTTTGAGTCCGTTTTGTTCTTATATGCCCGTGTATTCAACTAAAAATGGGTATTTTTTGCATCTTTAAAGACAAAACTACTTGTCTGGTCAACTTTATTCACATAGCACTTAACAGTATAGAAGTAGACCAAGgtgcaaaacaaaaaaacagcaaTGCACTACTAGGCTGAGAATACTCGTAGCAATTCAGCTTCAGTCTTTAAATGGGACATAATAAAAGATTCCTAAAGTTTGAATATAAAGTAATCCACATTTGTTCTGGTTAGATCCTACCTGTTGCTCACAGCAGAATCGTCGCTTCATCACGCTGGAAGAAAGTGACGGATGGGGTTTGCACCATAAAGTCAGTATCCCAACACAAACTGAATAATGTGCTATGTCCTAGTGAGGGTCTAAGCTTAATCTCATGGATTTTGTGTGAACTGTTTCTTAGTGTCTTCACAAACGGAGAGTTACTGATTCCTGCAGCTAGAATACGGATCCCAAAGCACACGCTGAAAAGCTGGGAGGATGTTTTATCCATGGTGACAGAGAAAGTGGCTCTTCGCACTGGAGCTGTCTTCAGGTAACAACGTGTTTCATCGTCACACAGCAAACTTCTCCCGGAGTTGCCATTGCTTATATGGGAATTGCGATCATGCCGAGTTAGGATATTTTCATTGGGAACTGATCTGATTCTCCTGGAGTCGTAATCAGAGCATGTGTATGAAGAACAGAGAACAACAGGTGAAAGACTTTTCTGACTTCGCAGGCTTTGCAGACTAGATGGACGTCCTGTTTCTGGTCCTGGTGAACTGGAGAATCACCAGCATTACGTTGCAGTTGGTGCCGAAAAGTTCAAACCTCTTCCGTATGAACAATGGGTCCCCCACAGGGATTTAGCCAAGGAAAACAACACAACTGAGGGGTAGGGAACATGTCTTTTGTCAGATTACAATACTTTTCTCATAATGTCTTGACGGGGTTATAAATGTGTCTGTGATATATTTTTTCTGCAGCCAATACAATGAAAGGAAAAAACCTCAGAAGGATGCAGTGAGTATTCCGTTTGGGAAAGGTTTATTTTCTGTCTCCTAACATGTGAAATTACATTTTTTCCTCCCAACATTCCCTCCGGTTTATTGCAGGAACACTTTGGTTGAATCACAGCCGTTTGCACGCCCAGCATTTCAATTAACATCTCTCACTTGTGTGAGGCTTGTTGTGGAGGGTGTGTGGGGGGTGCAATTCGTTACGAGACAGCACCATCATCAATCACTGTCTGCAAGAGGCATTGAGTTACCATTGCTTTCCACTTTGATGGGCGATCCCCACAGAGACAGACCGGTCCACTTGATCAAGTGCAGCGAGCCTCACAGACGGATCATACTGTATGCATCAGGAGGGACTTCTCTTACTGAAAAAAAAGACCTCATTCATACCAGAACCAGGACAATTTGTATTGTGATTAAGTAGACGGCGAAAAGCGTTGAACCCGTGTGAGGATTGTGCTGCTGTGGGCCTGAGATGAACGCCAAATCAGCTGGTGAAGATGAGAACATGCTCTGTCAGCAGGTTGAGGAagatggggtgggggtgggggggtggggggcttgtGAGAGATGACATCTGATTTTTCTAACCATGAAAGATGGCCGTGCTGTTGCAGGTGCCATTTTTACTAGATGGAGAAAAATACCCCAGGCCTCGTCTCCAGTTTTAAACTCAGAGATACGGCAAGTTATCAGCATCTTATTAGGAAGAGTTAACGTGCTTGTGCTTTTCTAAGAGCTGCTCTCCATAATGTCACTCATTCAAGCATGAACCAATCAATGAAAACAACATTTTCATTAAACTTACTTCAGCTCATTCATAAAGACTTTATTTTGTCATTTCATTCAGCGCCATGAGGTGGAGACAGAGACAGGCCTATGGCTGGGTTTTATACCCACCAGACTCGTTGTAGTAAATGTCTCTCACAGGATGTGAATCTGCTGCATTTGACTTCCCCTGCCTCTGTGTCTGATCCCTCATGAATCTGTAAACATGAACCCATCAGTTAATAGGGCTCCTCCATAAGGGAAAAATACACATGACCAAAACGACTCTCCTCTTTCGTGAATCTGCTGGCCGTGTAGCTTACTGATTGCACGTGCGTTTATAGGGTCACGTCCGCCGTTAATTTCAGTTTGACCTCACAAAACAACAGCAGTCTGGCTGGAAATGCCTGTAAAGACATCCTTTAAACATGCCCACAGAGGCTGTGTAAAATGTAACCTTGCTTCATGCAGCCTTCGCTGTATGGAGACGGTGTGTGTCCTGTCCTGTCTTCACCAGAAGTGTTCTGTCTCTGCACAGATGAACGGGACATCTGGCCTGCAGACAGAAACCTACCACGTTTTTCAAGGGAGCCAACATAAATGCCGACTTTAGTTAGAAGTCGAAcaagaggagaaaaaaagaaacgtAGAATGTACtaaaccaagttatgtcaactggttccactaaacctagttgctcttccggctcttggagagtacagatgcttttttctcctctccctccctcttataccaaggctctttgtcctgtcttgtgtgcacggcgcttctgcattttttctggaaactggaagttATTAAAAAcagacctggtcagctggtcactcaacgtgattgacaaaattttttcaacgatgagaatgggataagaggctcctggatgcccctttgggacagagccagctgggtatatcatggactcctggaaacaatggaacctgatctgcctctctcgtctgtagaggattctgaagatgtctggatattcatggttttggtgtcaggattcctgctgtttggcctgagcggttacctggcttaccggaaaattaacaagctttcgaggaatattggctcaatcccagagctcagggatgaaATGCATCGCACTGTGAACGAACacactcatataattgtcaagatgagtcgtaagcttggaactttggctgagattcaggctctggcaaagaaggtggattccatcaaggatagagttgtggacggatcagcacgaattgggattgattaattacgccattattggatctagaggggttgatgaccaacagaactctaaggcagagaggaaatgatctctgtctgtcccgaaaacaatccttatctgaatctgatgcccttgagcctgtgaggctgaagtaaaaactcccccctcagaagaaatgtggaatgctgtcgtCGCTAGGCAACTCTTTCTCCctctcccagcctgggcaggactgtgacCAGTGAAGGCCATGGAAccatatctaggagtcactgtgctctccaaCCCATTCATCTCCCTCccgtccaaacagaggtgataagcgctgctccatgcggctgcacgcactgaagtgagtatAGTCCCAAccttacctccccacctagtggacacttatgttgtgtaatgtctgaagtgtgtgcatttctgtctgaggtgtttttttgcatagcaaagctaccctctcgggTGAGagaaactctgaagtgcctttttttcccctctccccgactctatcctcatataaaccctcttgatctattacgatagcgcgactcgggttgcgaatgaccagtcatcaattcttgtcatgtatgaatgtatgtctgatctcagaatttttCACTTTTCATCTGAGAAGAATTAAACACCAGAAGCCGCTGGAGTTGTTAGGTTCTATtgtaaagtagaagaagaagaagtagaaattgacattttttttgttggcatcatggcgagaCCTGGAAGTAAAGGTAAGACAGTTATGACTTTGGAAAGCAACAagttaaaaccagagtgagcatCGCTGTGGCCTGAAGTTGttagagggagctaaaggagactacgaaatcatggactgatggtgacttgGTTTTGTTGCTAACTAGACTTCTCAGCAATAATATttttataaatatatttaaaatcttCAAACTTTGTGGCTTATCTAGCATCGATTGGCTcacgttagtgttagcttgtttttAGAGCTAGCAACAACAGGCTGCAGCAGCGTTGTTAACGCTTTGTAATACCTCTTTCGACCAATAAGAGGGAGAAGCGGGGCACGTATTGTTACTTTAaaatgacagtgtgtagtttttaccattaatctctggaaacatccatcgaaatgttgttgaaaataagcAGAACGATGCCCAGTTTTTGAAAACgactggtggctttgtaacatataaccatgaaaATCGGGTCTTTGATAAATTGACGCGGGTCTAAGTTTCTGGGCGAAGCCATATTAGATGCACTGTTTCCTTCTACATAAGcctatgaggacaaaacacatttactgatttgtaacaagcgattataaaactttcaccattcataaacgttgttgtctTACACATTTTCCTCAtcgctcattgccagtgatggaagggagtctgatgtgtttgtcatttagctgcaggttgaacgatctgacaaagaACTCAAAGATCAAAAATTGTGCTCCTGGGGATTTTTGAACCTATTGGCCATTCGTTGatgaggtcttactcgaacacaaaaatactgcctgcttacaatgatttaggtatgtactcccccctattgccaggaaaaatgcaCATAATCACTTCAAAACAACTGAGTTCAGTGGAATCTGACATAGCtcggttaagtaaattcaacgttTCAGTTTTTTAGAGTGTAGATAAATTTTAAACAAGGAACATAGAATAATGTAATAGAAGTGTCAGCTCTAAACGACTGCATGAACTTGACTGCATGAAGTGATTTCTCAGCTCTTCGTGTATGATCTCACTGGTGAGAGGAAGCAGCAATGCCCAGAGGAACCCCATTCCTCCACCCTGCTGCCAGCATGTCTACCGACTGCAGAGCAGCCCTGGGAGCGGCTCCTGCTGATACTGCAGTCACTTTGACTGGAGGCTGGTCAGTCCCAATTGTTTGGGACCTCCATTTTCCCCTGGCTATCATATCAAAGTGTCCTCTTGTTGACTCTTGTTCTTTGCTACTTGAGAGGACCACAGATTCTGCTCCTCTGCACTAACTGATGGGGCCTCCAGATACACACTTGTCTGCTCCTGGAGGACATGCTGCTGTAGATATGTAATGCAGAAGGAGAGGCTGAATGACCTCAGCCTTTCCACTGCCGTGTTTCCAGTTGTGCGTCTACGTATAcgttcccagcccccccccccctcctctgcaCCCTCCTCACCACTCTCCCAGAGTGAGACTGTCTTGATTTAATGTTGTTGATTTATATTTTGATCTATTTAAATCTCACTGCTGGGCTGTCAACAAGCAAAAAACAAGCTGCTCAATATTTGATTGGCCAGATGGGTTTTGATCCTGAACTTTACCGTGACACATTTCACATCAGTCACACATGAGCTGAGGTTACGAAACCGACCGGCTTACCGCTGCGACTGTGCCACTTCTCCCTTTGATCTGCTGTGACTGTGGACACTACAGCACCAGAACATGAACTCCATTTCAACTCCCATTCGCTGGATATACAACAACTGAGCAAAATTCAGTCTTTCTTTTGTTGCttgcctttttttttcttcctcagcCCCTCTGTAGAAATTCAAAAGAACAACAACAGACATTGTCTTTGCATTAAAGAGAAGCAAACAAGTGAAGAAGCAGCTCTGCTATTCCCCAGATGCCATGTTAGTGAGCTTGCAAACACCACAGCCAGGAGTGTATTCTGGTGGAAGCCTGAGATGACTACACTATCCCCGGAGCCAGCCCAGGGACCGCGGTGTAAAGAGTGAAAAGAAACACAGAGTTTGCTCACTCTCTGCAAGGGAGACATACCTCACCTTGCTACCTACAGAGGGGATGAGGAGCCTGCAAGGAGAAAATTGCCTTTTGTGGAAGCATTAATTCAGATGTGTACCCTGCTGTTTGAACATCAGTCTGAACTCTCCCCACTGCTCTCTCCTTCTCTTTCTTCGATTCCT from Nothobranchius furzeri strain GRZ-AD chromosome 18, NfurGRZ-RIMD1, whole genome shotgun sequence harbors:
- the colec11 gene encoding collectin-11, with translation MTGRKLVLPMMLLCATISLLPVQISFGQHAAEDSCMVQILVPGLKGEPGDKGQKGAPGRPGRLGPQGETGQTGLKGQKGIMGRHGKFGPSGMKGMKGDMGDPGPSGPNGEPGVPCECAPMRKMIGEMDIVVAQLFSELKFIKNAVAGIKETDSKVYLLVKEEKRFADAEVYCQSRGGHLAMPKDDAANAAIAGYITQAGLSRVYIGIHDLDLEGKFTYVDRSPMSTFSNWRTGEPNNAYDDEDCTEMVASGEWTDVACHPTMYFICEFEKDTI